From Candidatus Manganitrophus morganii, the proteins below share one genomic window:
- a CDS encoding diguanylate cyclase → MKKKRKKAPSVLIADDSAFEVDQIKIMFEKMGFEVSWTYTGGDAIKQARRNPPDLILLDVVLPDITGHDVCRLLRASPETMNIPLIMITVRDKTEDLVLGFEQGANDYITKPFDARELKARVNACLRMKQLQDDLTQKNEEYKILLKNVQELAMTDPVTGLFNRRYFREVLQQEFSRAQRYGTLFSCFMIDVDHFKPINDTYGHESGDRVLNEVARLLQVQLRDVDLIARYGGDEFAVLLPESAREKSRQVAERIREAAYSQIHSFLPKRHSVTLSIGISGLPDPGLQHPSQVIATADFALYRAKRAGKNRVDMATFQEMGSQPSPEEEEKLDQPH, encoded by the coding sequence ATGAAGAAGAAGCGGAAGAAAGCGCCGAGCGTTCTGATCGCCGATGACAGCGCCTTCGAAGTTGATCAGATCAAGATCATGTTTGAGAAGATGGGCTTCGAGGTCTCCTGGACCTATACCGGCGGCGATGCGATCAAGCAGGCCCGGCGAAACCCTCCCGATCTGATTCTTCTCGACGTGGTTCTCCCCGATATCACCGGACACGATGTCTGCCGGCTGCTGCGCGCCAGCCCCGAGACGATGAACATTCCCCTCATCATGATCACCGTCCGGGATAAAACGGAGGATCTGGTCCTCGGTTTCGAGCAAGGGGCGAACGATTACATCACCAAGCCGTTCGATGCGCGCGAGCTCAAAGCGCGCGTCAACGCCTGCCTCCGGATGAAACAGCTTCAGGACGACCTGACACAGAAGAACGAGGAATATAAGATCCTTCTCAAGAACGTTCAGGAGCTCGCGATGACCGATCCGGTCACCGGCCTCTTCAACCGCCGTTATTTCAGAGAAGTCTTACAGCAGGAGTTCTCCCGCGCGCAACGATACGGCACCCTCTTTTCCTGCTTCATGATCGACGTCGATCACTTTAAACCGATCAATGACACCTATGGTCATGAGTCGGGAGACCGGGTCTTAAACGAAGTGGCGCGCTTGCTTCAGGTCCAACTGCGCGATGTCGATCTGATCGCCCGTTATGGCGGCGACGAATTTGCCGTTCTCCTTCCCGAGTCGGCCCGGGAGAAGTCCCGTCAGGTCGCGGAGCGGATCCGCGAAGCCGCCTACAGTCAAATCCACTCCTTTCTTCCCAAGCGGCATTCAGTGACCCTCAGCATCGGCATCTCCGGATTGCCCGATCCCGGCCTCCAACACCCCTCTCAGGTCATCGCGACCGCCGACTTTGCCCTCTACCGTGCGAAGCGCGCCGGAAAAAATCGAGTCGATATGGCCACCTTTCAGGAGATGGGAAGCCAACCTTCTCCCGAAGAGGAAGAAAAGCTGGATCAGCCCCACTAA
- a CDS encoding BON domain-containing protein, with protein MARAFGRRSIIPSVLPSRTTMLLAGLTLGILFAPRNGRSTRTLIAQRYHDWMDRISVWLESLAKKTRQQSTRVQGVVYQMRERAIPEEMIVSDEILAQRVRSELGRFFNTAIIDIATQEGTVTLRGSIPSDQEKQDIIDMARRVRGVRDVINLFS; from the coding sequence ATGGCGCGCGCATTTGGAAGAAGGTCGATTATCCCGTCGGTGTTGCCTTCCCGCACCACCATGTTGTTAGCCGGTCTCACCCTCGGCATCCTGTTCGCACCGCGAAACGGCCGGAGCACCCGGACCCTGATCGCTCAGAGATATCATGACTGGATGGATCGAATCAGTGTGTGGCTTGAGAGTCTTGCCAAGAAGACGCGACAGCAGAGCACCCGCGTTCAGGGGGTGGTCTACCAGATGCGGGAGAGGGCGATTCCCGAGGAGATGATCGTCAGCGATGAAATCCTGGCGCAACGGGTCCGAAGCGAGCTGGGGCGCTTTTTCAATACGGCGATCATCGACATCGCCACACAGGAGGGGACGGTGACCCTTCGGGGGAGCATTCCCAGCGATCAGGAAAAACAAGACATCATCGATATGGCCCGAAGGGTCCGCGGGGTCCGCGATGTGATCAACCTCTTTTCATAA
- a CDS encoding HAD family hydrolase — MAVEMVKGVIADVDGTLVDSNDAHASAWQEAFQEFGIQVKWEEIRCEIGKGADQLLPRFLTPEQISELGTKIHKRKKEIFKNKYFDQIRPLPGVIPLFERLHQDKKTIVLATSSGGSEVQHYIRLLGIDRWVRDVLSGDDVARSKPYPDLFHLTLDRFHWKSSDAVVLGDTPYDVAAAKEIGLPTIAVLTGGFSEETLRKAGADEIYPDLPALLKNYESSILGVKNRSAA, encoded by the coding sequence GTGGCGGTAGAAATGGTCAAAGGGGTGATTGCAGATGTAGATGGAACGCTGGTCGACAGCAACGACGCCCATGCGAGCGCCTGGCAGGAGGCGTTTCAGGAATTCGGAATCCAAGTTAAATGGGAAGAGATCCGTTGCGAAATCGGGAAAGGGGCCGATCAGCTCCTTCCCCGCTTTCTCACCCCGGAGCAGATCTCCGAGCTTGGAACCAAGATCCATAAGCGGAAGAAAGAGATTTTCAAGAATAAGTATTTCGACCAGATCCGGCCCCTTCCCGGCGTGATCCCCCTCTTCGAGCGGCTTCATCAAGACAAGAAAACCATTGTCCTCGCCACTTCCAGCGGGGGGAGCGAGGTCCAGCACTATATCCGTCTTCTTGGAATCGACCGCTGGGTGCGGGATGTCCTCTCAGGCGATGATGTCGCCCGATCCAAACCGTATCCCGACCTGTTTCATCTCACCCTCGATCGTTTTCATTGGAAATCCTCCGACGCGGTGGTCCTCGGCGACACACCGTATGATGTGGCGGCCGCCAAAGAGATCGGTCTCCCGACGATTGCGGTTTTGACGGGGGGATTTTCGGAGGAGACGCTTCGGAAAGCGGGGGCGGACGAGATCTATCCCGATCTCCCCGCTCTGTTAAAAAATTATGAATCGTCGATATTGGGTGTAAAAAATCGTTCAGCAGCGTAG